Part of the Paenibacillus kyungheensis genome, GAATTAAAAAGTGCATAAAGCACAAAATAAAGCTCTTTATTTATATTTGCTACAAATTTAAGTAAGAATAATTGACATAAGACTGTGATTTCATTAAGATTTGTTCAATTGATAGATGATGGAGGGTATATTCGATCATCTAACGTGCGAAAAGAACAAATGGAGGTGACATCATGGAAATGAATATAGAGACGAGCAGGATTCCTGATCCTTTTTCACGTAAAGTCTGGGAGCCAGCAGATGCAGAAGAAGCCATGATGATCAAACGTCAATATGGAGCCGACGCAGTATTCGTAGCAGGAGGAACATTACTACGTACGCAGTGGGAAGGCGGTATTGTAAATAGACCTGAGCACTTTATTCGACTAGATACGATTGCTGATCTATGCGGAATTCATGAAAGTGATCAACATATATATATTGGTGCATTAACAAGGCTTCGTGAATGTGGAGCAGATGCTTATATCGCTTATCATGGAGCTACATTATATGAATCGTGTCGTCATATTGCAGCACCTTCTATTCGCAATCAAGCTACGATTGGCGGAAATATAGCTTCTGCTGTAGGGGATGCTATTCCTGCTCTACTGGTACACAATGCCTCGCTTCATTGGGCAGATATTGGAAGTGAAGTCACAACGATCGAACAGGATCTTGGCGATTGGTTAGAGATCGTGAAAAGCGGTAGAAAAAGTATGAATGCCGTGTTGTTAGGAATAAATTTGGAGAAACAGAATCGCTTGTTAGCTACAGAATCGATAGAACAGTCTGTCGATCATCAACAAGAGATTACTTTTTTTCGGAAAATTGGTCGCAGAGAAGCATTCACACCATCGCTTGTCACAGTAGCATTTCGCGCCAAGATAGATCCATTAGGATACTTTTCACAAGTAAGAATAGCCGCAGGTGGTGGTTCTGGTATCGCAATGCGCTTATCTACATGTGAACAGTTATTAGAAGGCAATCGATATCAAGCTGATATGATTACTTCTTTAGCACGACTTGCAAGCGATGAATTTATAACATACAGCGATCCTTTTGCCAGTGAACAGTATCGTCAACAAACAGCAGGAAATCTATTAGCAGCAGGATTATGGGAAACGATACATGCACAGATCGAAAGGAGATGATAGCCTATGTTGCTGAATCGAGAAAGTAGTGGAGAACGCTGGCGTAAGCGGAGAGACGGCAAAGAAAAAGTAACAGGAGAATTGCAGTATTTGACCGATATGACTGCTGAAGGAATGTTATATGGACGCGTACTACGAAGTATTCATCCTCATGCACGTATTCTATCATTGGATGTGTCTGCGGCAGAAGCATATGAAGGGGTTATCGCTGTAATTACTCATCATGATGTTCCAGGACTGAATCGCTTTGGTATAGCTACACCAGATCAACCGGCATTATGTGAAGATACAGTGCGTTATATTGGAGATGCAATAGCCGCTGTAGCAGCAACTTCATTAGAGATTGCCGAGCATGCTCTTTCTCTCATACGTGTGGAATATGAAGTGTTAGAGACGATTACAGATACAGATAGAGCACTGGAAGAATCGGCGCCAAGACTTCATCCACAAGGTAATGTATTACATCGGACTCAAGTAAAGCGTGGCAGCACCGATACTGCTCTTGCCAACTGTGCTCATGTTGTTCATCAAGTGTATCGTACACCAAGACAGATGCATGCTTATATGGAGACAGAAGGTGGATTATTTGTTCCTGAAGAAGATGGTCGTCTAACAGTCTATGCCCCTACACAGCATGGATATAAAGACCGGATGCAAATTGCTCGTATTTTAGGATGGGAAGAAGAACGGATTCGTGTCATCTCCAGTCCAATCGGCGGTTCATTTGGTGGAAAAGATGAATTAAATGTACAACCATACGGTTCATTATTAGCACTGAAAAGTGGTCGTCCTATCAAAATGCATAATTCAAGACAAGAATCGGTTCGTGCTGGACTTAAGCGTCATCCGATGAAGATTGAAATGAAAACAGGGATTGATGAAGACGGTCATTTAGTCGCTCATTATGTGCGTATCGTAGCTGATACAGGAGCTTATGCAACACTGGGAGCGCCGGTACTTAATTTTGCCACAGAGCATTCAATGGGACCTTATCGTATAGAACATGTCGATGTAGAAGGGGTATCTGTGTATACCAATAATGGATTATCCGGCGAGTTTCGTGGATTTGGTGGAAATCAAGCGATATTTGCGATGGAAGGGCAAATGGATCGCTTGGCTGAATTGATCGAAATGGACCCGTGGGAATTTCGGATGTTGAATCGGCGCCAGCAAAATGATCCAGGGCCACTAGAACAACGCATTTTACAAACCAATGGTCTTGAACAAGTAATGCAAGCACTGACTCAGTCCAAGCTATGGCAACGCAAGCTACATCCTTCACAAGAGTATGAACAAGATCGTTCTGTGGAGATTATGAGTGGGATGAGTGAACAGGAGTCTGCATTTCAACCACCATGGATCAAGCGTGGGATAGGAGCAGCACTGGCTATGCATGGTGCAGGTCTCGGTTATGGTATAGATGATCCAGCAGGTGGACGACTTGCGCTAAATGAACAGGGAAAGATTGAAGTTTTCTTTAGCTATGAAGAATTCGGGCAAGGATTGATTGCGACGTTAGAGATCATGTTAATCGATCTGTTTCAATGTGAACCTGATGATCTGAGTATCGTTATCGGAGATACAGATCGTGTTCCTCATAGTGGATCAAGTACAGCTTCACGCTCAACAACGATGGCATGGATGGCATTACAGCGCTTAAAGACACCTTTTCTCCAAAGCATTTTAACGATAGCGTCTGAGATTACCGGTGTGCCTTCCGAGCAGTTAACTACAGGGAAAGCAGGTATCTGGTTACTGAGCGACGATCTTATCGTTGTAGATGAATCTGAACCTGTTATTACGTACCTTGAAATTGCAACACATATGAGTGTAGCAGGCAAGTCAAATGAATTGATTTTTGATACGGAATTTGCTTATCCCACTACACCGGATGCGGTAGTAGGCGGACATTATTTATATACGTATGCGGCTGTTGCGGCAGAAGTAGAAGTGAATACACTAACAGGACATGTGAAATTGCTAGATAATTATCACACCGTTGCCGCAGGCCCTGTCATTAATCCGATGGGATTTTTAGGGCAGATTGAAGGCGGTAGTGTGATGGCACTAGGATTTACATTAACCGAAGATGCAGTGATGGATGAAGGACATTATTTGACCAAAAATATGGATACGTATCTTATTCCTACAATCAAAGACATGCATACTTCACTTGAAGTTGAAGCAATCGAAGATTTACCAGAAGGCGATACTTTTGGCCCGCGCGGCATAGGAGAGATTGGCTCGGTTGCACTTGCACCAGCAATCACGGCTGCAATTCGCGATGCTGTTGGAGTATGGGTTCCTCATTTACCAGTGGCAAGGGAATTATTGATTCAACCGATAGAGACATGGCAAGCAGAAAGGGTGAGTCCGCGATGAAAACAACAGATACAACATGGCAAGCTACTGTGAATGGAGAACATCGTGAATTGGATATCGATCCTTCGCGTCGTCTGGTCGATGTGATTCGTGGAGACTTGAATCTAACAGGAACTAAAGTTTCTTGCGAAATTGGTCGCTGTGGTGCGTGCATGGTCATGATCGAGGGGGAACCGGTCAATTCTTGTCTGACTATGGCATATCAATGTGCTGGTAAAGAAATCACAACGATTGAAGGATTACATGGAGAAAGCAAAGAGCAATTGCATCCGATTCAAGAAGCATTTTTGGAAGAAGGGGGATTTCAGTGTGGATATTGTACACCGGGTATGATTATTTCCACCAAAGCATTGCTCGATCAGACTCCCCATCCTAATGATGATGAGATCAAAGAAGGATTATGCGGTAATCTATGTCGCTGTACAGGATACGGTGGCATTATGCGCGCAGTACAGAGTGCGGCTACCAAATGTCAGCAACAACAGCAAGAATTATCAGATACATCCCACATCGTTCGTTGAATCCATAGGAACAAATATCGTATAGATCTATGCTATACATGAGTGAATCCTTTCCTTACAGCAGATTATTGCATTGAGGGAAAGGATTTTGTTTTGTACATATAGTTGTTCCAAAGATACACCTTACATCCTGTAACAAAGGACTATCATCATCAATATAACATCTATCCCTTCATAAATGAGCTGTAACCAAAGTGTAATCTAAAACTTTTGGTATTCGCTAAAATTTGGATTGGTAAGGACACCTGAATTGTTATATTATTAACGAACAGGTAAAAGGTTATGCGTTGGCTTTTCATCGGAAAATAAGATGCAATAAGCTGATAGGATTGCTGAATAGTAGACAGACAATGTAATAGATGAAGTATGATTGAATAGCTCATTTTATGGCTAACATACTTGGGCTTGTGATAAGTCAGTGTCTGCACCTAGAGTTCTTATGGATATGGACTCAATCAGCTTCTCCATTACCCGCATTACAAAAGGCAGCAAGGAGGGGAACCTTTGGAAAGCGAATATATAGATTCCATGGAACAACTGGCAGATCATTATTTTCCATCTGGAAATTGGCATATGGTTGAAGGCAAAGGCGGTATGAATAATACCACAATGTTTATAGATCACGCGTCTAGCCGCTATGTGCTACGACGATACGAAACCCATAAAGAACCGGACAAAGTTCGCTATGAACATGAAGTGTTATCTGCGCTTCCTGCGGTTCTAGTTGGACTGAATACACCGAAGCCTGTCAAAGATATCCAAGGACAGACAATTCATGTTACAGGGCCAGTCAATGAAGAGGATTCTCGTAGCGCTGGCAGAATAGCCGCGTTATTTCATTATATGGATGGTCATACACCTCAATTAAGAACAACAGAAGAGATTTTTCACTTTGGTCAGGTGACCGGGCAGTTATCTGCCGCATTGGCGCAGATTGATATTGATCTGCATCCGGTATATCCGCCTTATTATCGGTTGGGACAATCGTATCCTTTATGCAGTCCAGGTCGATTAGAAGCATTCTGTGCTCATCCGCCTGAAGACTTTAATAGTATCGCAGATATTTTATATCGTATTGGAGAACGTCTGGGTGAGCAGTTGATGCGGATCACTCGTCTGGTATCATTACCTCATCAATTGATTCATGGTGATCTGAACGCATCCAATATGCTGGAATCTACAGATGGACAGATTACAGCGATTTTAGATTTTGAATTTGTGACACGTGATTTACGGGCGATGGAGCCGGCAGTTTGTTTGTCAGATATGTTGCAGACAGTCGAATGGAATGTAGCTGATGAGAAGCAGTGTACTGCTTTTTTGCAAGGGTATGCGACCCGAATTCATTTGTCAGATCAGGAGATTGAAGCAATCCCATTACTTATTTTGTTGCGTCGTATCGATGTATTTATGCATTTTTTAAGTCGTTATTTTGAAGGGATCGATGATGCTGACGTGGTAATTGCGCAAGCACAACGTCTGGATGCTGGACTACAATGGTATGAGAAAAGTGGTCCTCTTTTGCAATTACTGTGCCGTCGTATCTTTAAATAATGAACTTTGTATTGACGCAAAAATGAAATTAAAAATAGCGAATGTCGAAAAAGTTATCGATATTCGCTATTTTTTTATGTATAACCAAACCATATGCAGGATATCTGTTGTTAAAAAGATATTTCACAATATTTAAATATATTTTATTTGACTATTTTTATTCATTTGATGCTACAATAGGTAGCAAATAAGAGTCATATTTTGTAAAATGTTAACGTGAACAATATTGATACACCAATTTTAGCGATTGACAACGTCATTGTGTATCCTTTAACAAGTGATCTGTATAAAGGTATAACACCCATTTATAAATGAGCAAAAAGAAAATGTATAAAGGAATGGAGGAATACGATGTCGCTAGGAAAATATATGCAACCATTGCGAATCGGAATAAATAGTCAGGATGAACGTCGTAAGATTGAAAATATTCGTCAATTGCCGATCAAAATTTTACAAATAGGAGCAGGTAACTTTTTGAGAGGTTTTTTTGATTGGATGATCTATGAAAGTATTACCCAAGGAAAATACCATGGCAGTATTGCGTTGACTCCACCGACACCGAATGGAGCAGTCAAACTACAACAATTAGCAGAGCAAGATGGATTGTATACCTTAATTACAAGAGGAGTACAACATGGAGAAGTGACCGAGCACCGATCGATTATTCCTGTTTTCAAAACGTTTATCGATCCGTATACCGAATGGGAGCAATTTCTACAGTTAGCTGAATTAGAGTCGCTGGATATTATTATATCGAATACGACAGAAGCAGGATTAACGTATGAACCGATCGATTATATTGCAGGAGAGCCATTACGTAATTATCCTGCACGATTAACTGTATTTTTATATCGAAGATTTCAACATTTTGCAGGAGATTCAAGTCACGGGTTATTAATTTTACCTTGTGAATTGATTGAAAATAATGGTGATGTACTCAAACAGTATGTACTTCGTTATGCAGATGACTTTGGATTTGGTACTGATTTTGTGCAATGGATAGAACAATCACAGCGCTTTTTGAACAATCTTGTTGATCGGATTGTACCGGGGTTACCACCGGAAGAAGAATATGCACGTTTAGTAGAGCAATACGGATATGAAGATTCATTTATCAATACAGCAGAGCCTTATCATCTGTGGGCGATTCAAGGAGAGCCTGAATTAGATAAAAGGCTACCACTGGCACAGATTGGACTTAATGTACACTGGGTGAAAGATTTACAGCCTTTTCAAGAACGTAAAGTACGTATCCTAAATGGAGCTCATACGTTAATGACACCTGTTGGTTTATTGTACGGCAAAACCACTGTGCGTGATGTGATGGACGATCCACATCTTAGCCAATGGATAATTTCAACGATTACAGAAGAAGTGATTCCGTCACTGACATTAGATGAGAAAGAGCTACAGTCTTATGCGACAGAAACATTTGAACGCTTCCGTAATCCTTATCTGGAACACCGATTACAAGATATCGCACTGAATAGTCTAAGCAAATTCAAAACAAGAATTTTACCAACATTGAAAGCGTATACAGAAAAATATAATCAACTGCCTGCTGAGATCGTATATTCACTGGCGGCTTTGATCGTATTGTACCGATTACAACCAGCAGAAGAAGGACAACCTCATCAAGCTCAGACATTATCAGGTGCAACACTGACGATCAAAGATAATAAAGAGTATATTCAGCGTCTTGCAGAACATTGGCAACAACCACAGTTATCCGATATTGTGACTTCTATTTTGTCTGATCAGCAGATATGGGAAGAAGATTTAACACAGATTCAAGGATTAGAAGCAGCTATTGTATCAAATATTCATATATTGGAGGAGCAACGGCAATGAATACAATGATAAAAGATTGCATAACGATTCAGAAGCAAGATGATGTTGTGATTGCACTTCGAGATGTGTCACCGGGCGAATCGATTATTTTGGAAAATGGGACTATCCTAAATGTCAGCGATCATATTCCACGTGGTCACAAAATAGCGATACATGATATTGCTCCAGATCAAGATGTGATTAAATATGGATTTTCAATCGGCAAAGCCAAAGAGCGTATTCAACCCGGACAATGGATTCATACGCATAACCTGCGCACAGGCTTAGAAGGCACATTAGATTATCGGTATGAACCTACGCCTAGCTGGAATCCTAATCATGTACCTGAACATTTACAGACATTTGAAGGATATGTACGTGAAAATGGTGAAGTTGGTATTCGTAACGAAATCTGGATTATCAATACAGTGGGTTGTATTAATAAAGTTTGCGAAGCACTAGCGCGTACTGCTCATGCAGATATGCAAGGACGTGTAGAAGGCGTGTATCATTTTCCACATCCATTTGGTTGTTCGCAATTAGGCGATGATCTGGAATATACGAAGCAGTTGTTAGCTTCACTTGTACTTCATCCGAATGCCGCCGGTGTTTTGGTAATTGGATTAGGTTGTGAGAACAATCAGATTGAACAATTTGCCGAAGTTATTCCAGACGAGTATGCTCACAAAGTTCGTTATCTCAAAGCTCAAGAAGAAGATGATGAGATCGAAGCAGGATTGTTACTGTTAGAAGAATTGGTTACTCAAGCAGAACAAATATCGCGTCAACCTGTACCTTTATCCAAATTAAAAATAGGCTTGAAATGTGGAGGCTCGGATGGGTTATCTGGAATTACAGCTAATCCATTAGTCGGTTCTGTAGCCGACCTTATCGTTTCTGCTGGTGGAACAGCTATTTTAACCGAAGTGCCCGAGATGTTCGGTGCAGAGACCATCTTAATGAATCGTGCTCAGACTCCGCAAGTATTTGACGAGTTGGTAGATTTGATTAATGGATTTAAGCAATACTTTGTTAATCATGGTCAAAATATTTACGAAAATCCTTCACCCGGCAACAAAGCTGGAGGGATTACAACACTGGAAGAAAAATCACTAGGCTGTACGCAAAAAGGTGGACACTCCCAAGTCATCGATGTACTAAAATACGGTCAAAGGGTACATCAGTCTGGATTGAATATTATCGAAGCACCGGGTAATGATCTTGTGTCTGTTACTGCTTTGTCAGCGGCAGGCGCTCATATCGTTTTATTTACAACTGGTAGAGGGACTCCTTTTGGCGGGCCTGTACCGACTATGAAAATTGCTACTCAATCCGATCTAGCTAATCGCAAAAAACATTGGATCGATTATAATGCAGGTCAATTATTAGAAGGAAAAACGATGGAAGAAGTATCACTTGATCTATTAACATCAATTGTAGATATCGCTTCAGGACGTAAGCAGACCAATAGTGAAAAGCATGGTTTTCGTGAAATTGCTATTTTTAAAGACGGTGTAATTTTATAAAAAAGAGCTGTCTAGTATCTCAATATAAGCCAGCCAATTCACTCTTCAGAATACAAGAAAAACTAGAAATAAGATTGAAAAAGAGCGATACGTAAATGTAATTAAATACATTTTACGTATCGCTTCATTCGTGGTAAAATAAGGATGTTAATCGATTGCTATGTCATATATTACCAATTGAGATTGATATTACTCTAAATTGGTTTTAACTGCTATACGGTGCACTTAGAATCACTGAACCGCGTGCAGGCACTTCAATCGATTGACCCGTATGATCAGGATCGAGCAGATTGGTTACTTGTAGATCGTTCAGTTCTACAGTAGCTGCTTCAGCATTATGGTTGAGTAAGAAAATGAATTGTTCGCCGTTTTTGACACGTCGTCCAGCTTCTACACCGGCTGGGGTGTCTAGAACAGGTTGAATTCCTTTTTGATCAGCTACAAATTTCATAAGACCAGCAATAAACGCTTCTTCTCCATCGGAAGCGATATACCATGCTTCTCCTTTGCCGTACGTATTACGGGTAAGCACAGGCATTCCTTTATAAAAGTCATCACCATAGTGGGCAAGAACTTCGGCACCTTCGGTATGAAGCAAATCGCAGAGCATTCCGCATTCATAATCGCCGCTTAGATCGCCTAATGATTGATTCATTACAATCTGGTTCCGCATCGTAGGAAGTAGAGCGTCTGTTTCTTCTACCCAGATGCCAAGCAGTTTGCGTAGCTCGCCAGGATAACCACCAAGTGCAACCAGATCACTCTCGCCTACAATGCCGCTAAAGAATGTGGTGACAAATGTGCCTCCATTTTGCGTAAATTGTTCTAGTTTATCGGCTAGACCTGGTTTGACCATGTACAGAACAGGAGCGATGACCAGCTCATATGCGCTAAGATCAGAATCTACGCCAACTACATCGACCTGAATATTACGGTTATAAAAGGCTTTGTAGTATTTATGTATCTGATCTACATATTTGAGCGCAATTGTTGGCCCACTTGATTTCTCAATCGCCCACCAGTTGTCCCAATCAAACAGTATAGCAACTTTGGATTCAATACGCGAATCAAGCAAAGTATCACCCAATGTCTGAAGTTCGCTACCCAGTGCTGCTGTTTCGCGGAAAACACGAGTGTTGGAATGACCTACATGCTCAATCACAGCGCCATGGAACTTTTCACATGCACCTGCTGAACGGCGCAGTTGGAAAAACATAATCGTATCTGCACCATGAGCAACGGCTTGATAGCTCCATAAGCGCATTACACCCGGACGTTTGAGCGAATTGTAAGCTTGCCAGTTTTGTTGACTAGGCGTTTGTTCCATAAGCATAAATGGATCACCATTTTTGATACCACGCATCAGATCATGTGCAAGAGCGGTATAACTTACAGGTGTATCGAGCCCTGGATAGTTATCCCATGAGATAATGTCCATTTGTTTTGCCCATTTAAAATAATCTAAAGGCTTGAAAAAGCCCATCAAGTTTGTCGTAATCAGCGCATCTGGAACAACACTTTTAATCGCATCATACTCTAGTTGATAACATTCGAGCATGCTGTCCGAGTTGAAGCGGGAATAATCAAGAGACATCCCTTGAAAGTTCGTATTATCGTCTCCCCATTCTTCGCTTAGATTACTTGGCAATACAATTTCATCCCAGTCATAGAACGTATGACCCCAGAAAGAAGTGTTCCAGGCTGTATTTAATGCATCTAGCGTCTGGTAACGTGTTTTGAGCCAGACACGAAAAGCCCGTTCACAGTTGTCGCAATAACAATCGCCACCGTATTCGTTAGATACATGCCAGACCACAATAGCTGGATGATCTTTGTAGCGTTCTGCAAGTCGACTAGCAATCTCTGTCGAGTATTTACGATAAGTTGGACTGTTAGGGCAAGAGTTATGACGACCACCGAATTTGCGTTTTCTGCCGTCTTTGTCGGTACGTAATACATCAGGATACTTTTTCGCCATCCATGCCGGATGAGCAGCCGTACTTGTGGCAAGGCAGGTATAGATACCGCTTTCATAAAGGCTATTAATCAACTCATCTAACCATTCAAATTGATAATGAACCTCATCGGGTTGATTGCGTGCCCAAGAGAATACATTGACTGTGGCGATATCGATTCCTGCTTGTTTAAATAGTTGTAAATCTTCTTGGTGAGTCTGTTGATCCCATTGCTCAGGATTATAATCACCACCGTAAAAAATTTTAGGAAGTTTGCTGCTAATCATGACTGTCACTCCTTGTATAAGAATAACTCTATAGTAATTCAACTCGTTCCCTTATAAAATATAATAAAATGCGCTTAGTATATAAAAATATGGAGATTGGAAGTGAAAAATATGTACGTAACTATACCTGACCGCCGTTTTTTTACAGAGCTCAGAGACTTACAGTTACCTATTCATATGGAGAGTATCGGGTACAATGCTGATCAAGAATCGATTGATCGTCCAGACGGGTATCCTTGTTATCATTGGATTCAAGCGGTAAATGGAGAAGGCGAGCTTTATTTTGGCGGAACCAGCTATACGGTCAAAGCAGGATCAGGTGTATTACTGGCACCCCGAGATGCTCATGGATATCGTCCAATAAGCGGAGTATGGGAGACAGCTTATTTAACATTTGGTGGCCCGCAATCTCTTGCGATTGTATCTACACTCGGGTTATCGCATTCAGCTTATTATGAATGGGATCGTGGATGTGAATTAGAGACTTTTGCTAGTGGTCTATTGGGACAGATTCGTAGTGATCGTGATCTATCCGGTCTGGATACCAGTTCAGATCTATATCGCTTTTTAACATTGCTCAAAAAGCATGGACGTGTAAACAATCTTCCTTCGTTATCGCATACAGTCGAACGACTCAAGCCATTGATGTCATTTATGGAATCTCATTATGACGATCCTAATATCGGGCTTGAAGATATGGCAGATCAAGTAGGCGTAAGTGCAAGGCATTTGAATACATTATTCCGACAGACATTCGGTATGACCGCGTATGCGTATTTTATTTTACTACGTATTCGTAAAGCCAAAGAACTGATGACACTTTATCCACGAATGACGATCAAAGAAGTGGCAGGTCAGGTAGGATTTAGAGATTCCAGTCATTTTGTAGCTACATTCCGTAGATTAGAGGATGTAACGCCTGAACAATTTCGTAATTTGTATTAAATATAACTTCTACTGCATGTAAGTTGGAGTGGATGTGAGTTCGAGGCAATCTATAAATGACATTAATATTTGTCTAATCAATGAATCATGAAGCGGATAGGTCCGGTCTGCTTCAATTATTGAGTTGATTTTATTAAGCGCTTACAATATATTGATAACCAGTGTGATATCAGAAAGGGGATAATCAGGTGAGTGTAGAAAAGATATGGATTGATGTAGAAGAAGATATAAATACTACAGAAGAAAAAGCTTATTTGTTACCATTTATAGTGGATTCTTCAGATAGTGTGGTTATTGTATTGCCAGGTGGAGGATATGAACATCGTGCAGATCATGAAGGCGCGCCTGTCGCACAGTGGTTAAATGAACATGGTATTTCTGCTTTTGTACTTCATTATCGTTTATCACCAAAACAGCAACGTATTCCGTTAGAAGATGGTAAACGTGCTATTCGTTATGTTCGGGCACATGCGGCTGAATATGGAATCGATCCGTCCAAAATAGGGATATTGGGATTTTCAGCAGGTGGTCATTTAGCAGCTATTACCGGTACGGTGTATGAAGAACAATCGATAACTGTAGCAGGAATCACTCAATCGATCAGTTCGAGACCGGATGCGATGATTTTGTGTTATCCGGTTATTACGATGAAGCACTACGGGCATGAAGGATCTAGATTAGCTCTT contains:
- a CDS encoding AraC family transcriptional regulator, whose product is MYVTIPDRRFFTELRDLQLPIHMESIGYNADQESIDRPDGYPCYHWIQAVNGEGELYFGGTSYTVKAGSGVLLAPRDAHGYRPISGVWETAYLTFGGPQSLAIVSTLGLSHSAYYEWDRGCELETFASGLLGQIRSDRDLSGLDTSSDLYRFLTLLKKHGRVNNLPSLSHTVERLKPLMSFMESHYDDPNIGLEDMADQVGVSARHLNTLFRQTFGMTAYAYFILLRIRKAKELMTLYPRMTIKEVAGQVGFRDSSHFVATFRRLEDVTPEQFRNLY
- a CDS encoding alpha/beta hydrolase; the protein is MSVEKIWIDVEEDINTTEEKAYLLPFIVDSSDSVVIVLPGGGYEHRADHEGAPVAQWLNEHGISAFVLHYRLSPKQQRIPLEDGKRAIRYVRAHAAEYGIDPSKIGILGFSAGGHLAAITGTVYEEQSITVAGITQSISSRPDAMILCYPVITMKHYGHEGSRLALLGSDASEEQIAGYSAEQRVTAQTPPTFIWHNTDDDVVPVQNSLQMALALEQHHVPFELHIYESGGHGQGLALEHPVMGNWTKQCMIWLQRQGW
- a CDS encoding beta-galactosidase; amino-acid sequence: MISSKLPKIFYGGDYNPEQWDQQTHQEDLQLFKQAGIDIATVNVFSWARNQPDEVHYQFEWLDELINSLYESGIYTCLATSTAAHPAWMAKKYPDVLRTDKDGRKRKFGGRHNSCPNSPTYRKYSTEIASRLAERYKDHPAIVVWHVSNEYGGDCYCDNCERAFRVWLKTRYQTLDALNTAWNTSFWGHTFYDWDEIVLPSNLSEEWGDDNTNFQGMSLDYSRFNSDSMLECYQLEYDAIKSVVPDALITTNLMGFFKPLDYFKWAKQMDIISWDNYPGLDTPVSYTALAHDLMRGIKNGDPFMLMEQTPSQQNWQAYNSLKRPGVMRLWSYQAVAHGADTIMFFQLRRSAGACEKFHGAVIEHVGHSNTRVFRETAALGSELQTLGDTLLDSRIESKVAILFDWDNWWAIEKSSGPTIALKYVDQIHKYYKAFYNRNIQVDVVGVDSDLSAYELVIAPVLYMVKPGLADKLEQFTQNGGTFVTTFFSGIVGESDLVALGGYPGELRKLLGIWVEETDALLPTMRNQIVMNQSLGDLSGDYECGMLCDLLHTEGAEVLAHYGDDFYKGMPVLTRNTYGKGEAWYIASDGEEAFIAGLMKFVADQKGIQPVLDTPAGVEAGRRVKNGEQFIFLLNHNAEAATVELNDLQVTNLLDPDHTGQSIEVPARGSVILSAPYSS